A genomic window from Nosocomiicoccus massiliensis includes:
- a CDS encoding ABC transporter ATP-binding protein, with protein MSQVIDLSLKRKMFKNKKTSILNDFSLTVNEGEKVAIMGKSGVGKTSLLNILGLVDNEYEGSLKLFNETVDSFSESKRAALRNENIGFVLQESSLIESLKVEKNIKLPLLYASKERRVKAEQYFDKISDEIGITSVLDHLPSECSGGQKARVAFLRGIIMKPDIILSDEPTAFLDEKNKNIILDVLFDLNKQYNTTLITVTHDEEVALRHDRVIYIENEV; from the coding sequence ATGAGTCAAGTGATTGATTTAAGTTTAAAAAGAAAGATGTTTAAAAACAAAAAAACATCTATATTAAACGACTTTTCTCTTACAGTGAACGAAGGCGAAAAGGTCGCAATTATGGGTAAATCTGGTGTCGGTAAAACTTCCCTCTTAAATATTTTAGGACTAGTAGATAATGAGTATGAAGGTTCTTTAAAACTATTCAATGAAACAGTCGATAGTTTTTCAGAATCTAAAAGAGCAGCGTTGAGAAATGAAAATATCGGCTTTGTACTCCAAGAGTCATCGTTAATCGAATCGTTAAAAGTTGAAAAAAATATTAAACTCCCCCTACTATATGCGTCTAAAGAGAGACGTGTTAAAGCGGAACAATATTTCGACAAGATTTCTGATGAAATTGGTATTACGAGTGTACTCGATCACCTACCTTCTGAGTGTTCAGGTGGACAAAAAGCACGTGTCGCATTTTTACGTGGAATTATTATGAAGCCTGATATTATTTTATCCGATGAACCGACTGCATTTTTAGATGAAAAAAATAAAAATATTATATTAGATGTATTATTTGATTTAAATAAGCAGTATAACACGACACTGATCACAGTTACACACGATGAAGAAGTCGCTCTTCGTCACGACAGAGTGATATATATAGAAAATGAGGTGTAG
- a CDS encoding MFS transporter produces MNRLLIAIFMFTIFLLGIMELIISGLTEMISTELHISYGLTGQLITVYAVSFAIFGPVLIQLTDKFSQKKTLIYAFLIFLFGNVIFMLSHSFTMLAIGRVVTAMGASVLIVKILDLTSLLSEAHKKGKTIAFVYMGFSAANVFGIPISTLIGNIFGWREVFFIIIVLTIITAILVLTKTPNITYTTTTEDKNIITHKKNVVLYITITLLILTANFIIIGYISPLLTSNGFTLNQVSLALFIAGLGGMSGTYLGGMLVDKFPIKYAMMAMIVLFLMMTIAIPFTFNIPVLFYIVFYLFNVFEWSTSPMIQSGLVSSVKGSAAKVFSWNMSSLNLGIGLGAVIGGIFIDRIAPLHLPYISAIFLVVGIFIASQLTLVERSE; encoded by the coding sequence ATGAATAGATTACTCATCGCTATATTTATGTTTACGATATTTTTACTCGGAATAATGGAACTCATTATTTCAGGACTTACTGAAATGATTAGTACCGAGCTACATATAAGTTATGGTTTAACTGGACAGTTGATTACAGTGTATGCTGTATCTTTTGCGATTTTTGGACCCGTATTAATACAACTGACAGACAAATTCAGTCAGAAGAAGACGCTTATTTATGCATTTTTAATATTCCTATTCGGAAATGTGATATTTATGCTCAGTCATTCGTTTACGATGCTCGCAATCGGACGTGTAGTGACGGCGATGGGGGCATCGGTTTTAATCGTTAAGATCTTAGACTTAACGTCATTATTATCTGAAGCACATAAAAAAGGAAAGACGATCGCATTTGTATATATGGGGTTTAGCGCAGCAAACGTATTTGGAATTCCAATAAGTACTTTAATTGGTAATATATTTGGTTGGCGAGAAGTGTTTTTCATCATCATTGTACTCACGATTATTACAGCAATTCTCGTATTAACGAAAACACCGAATATTACGTATACGACTACGACAGAAGATAAAAACATCATCACGCATAAAAAGAACGTCGTATTATACATTACGATTACGCTACTTATACTCACTGCGAACTTTATTATTATTGGATATATTTCTCCGTTATTAACGAGTAACGGATTCACGCTGAATCAAGTATCACTGGCCTTATTTATAGCAGGGTTAGGCGGTATGTCTGGGACATATCTCGGAGGAATGTTAGTCGATAAATTTCCAATTAAATATGCGATGATGGCGATGATCGTATTATTTTTAATGATGACAATTGCGATTCCATTTACTTTTAATATTCCTGTTTTATTTTATATCGTGTTTTACTTATTTAACGTATTTGAATGGAGTACATCTCCAATGATTCAATCTGGACTAGTAAGTAGTGTAAAAGGAAGTGCAGCCAAAGTCTTTAGTTGGAATATGTCGAGTTTAAACTTAGGAATAGGACTTGGTGCGGTCATCGGTGGGATATTTATTGACCGAATCGCTCCGTTACATTTACCATATATAAGTGCAATATTTTTAGTTGTCGGCATATTCATTGCATCACAGCTGACATTAGTTGAAAGAAGTGAATAA
- a CDS encoding SACOL1771 family peroxiredoxin produces MITHDFTVQTLWNNGRNSTGEFKADHLNGNISIPSSLGGPGNASNPDELLVAAASSCYIISLSAALERARFTDVTIELTSIGTASLSDDEQFKMEKITHRPTISVNETDKLHKRIDRLIEIADRNCMVSKAIRGNVEIIIEPIIN; encoded by the coding sequence ATGATTACACATGATTTTACAGTTCAAACACTTTGGAATAATGGAAGAAATTCTACAGGAGAGTTTAAAGCGGATCATTTAAATGGAAATATCTCAATACCAAGTTCACTTGGTGGGCCCGGTAATGCTTCAAATCCAGATGAGTTGTTAGTTGCGGCCGCTTCAAGTTGCTATATTATTAGTCTGTCTGCAGCGTTAGAGCGTGCGAGATTTACTGACGTTACGATTGAACTAACATCTATCGGTACCGCTTCTTTAAGTGATGATGAACAATTTAAAATGGAAAAAATTACCCACCGCCCGACTATTTCAGTTAATGAAACTGATAAACTTCATAAACGCATCGATCGTCTAATTGAAATCGCAGATCGAAATTGTATGGTTTCTAAAGCGATTCGAGGTAATGTTGAAATTATTATTGAGCCAATTATTAATTAA
- a CDS encoding ABC transporter permease has protein sequence MKRFIFFVDEIFIKRPLLFSVIFMLFLLLNSFTYFSISTLMHAERGSEVLNRLSNNDVYISNMKVKDFHNMAPISEESAQDFYKYLIENYKFGVKHEGSSVLGIKNDHNLHNVHVMYYDENYYNTYQFKIQKGDDLYFDFKPNVDPIPILIGEGLSKTYNIGDIIEIPETYGGNDFNEYVVTGILERDSRISNMYLPITRQYLNYSIIMPLNDDILTSAARDITMNGIHDLLIFTDSEEDIKAVQEKMKNRFGAPFNFYTPEENIDEVNQYLKIGFTIQLVIFAILFILLTVLIYWNASIASRLLKKIFAVNFIVGLSYKELRIILNTFFIVLLSLNTIALIVALKLVSYESYVMKIDSSMVFGYFGILPESWLIIGGIFISNLLISFVLTEIMVYKFKKIPFTLGVFE, from the coding sequence GTGAAAAGGTTTATTTTCTTTGTGGATGAAATATTTATCAAGCGTCCCCTACTATTTTCGGTAATCTTTATGTTGTTCCTACTTTTGAATTCGTTTACATACTTTAGTATCAGTACTTTGATGCATGCGGAACGCGGTTCAGAAGTTTTAAATAGACTTTCGAACAACGATGTATACATAAGTAATATGAAAGTTAAAGATTTCCATAATATGGCTCCTATTTCTGAAGAAAGCGCGCAAGATTTTTATAAATATCTTATAGAAAATTATAAATTCGGAGTTAAACATGAAGGCTCCTCTGTCCTAGGTATCAAGAATGATCATAATCTTCATAATGTTCATGTGATGTATTACGATGAAAATTACTATAACACTTATCAATTTAAAATACAAAAAGGTGACGATTTATATTTTGACTTTAAACCAAATGTAGATCCTATCCCTATATTAATTGGAGAAGGATTATCTAAAACATATAATATTGGGGATATTATAGAGATACCGGAGACATACGGTGGGAATGATTTTAATGAATATGTAGTAACTGGTATTTTAGAGCGCGACAGTAGAATTTCCAATATGTATTTACCAATCACTCGTCAATATCTTAACTATTCTATTATCATGCCATTAAATGATGATATATTGACGAGTGCAGCTAGAGACATAACGATGAACGGTATTCATGATTTACTTATCTTTACGGATTCTGAAGAAGATATAAAAGCTGTTCAAGAAAAAATGAAAAATAGATTTGGAGCCCCCTTTAATTTTTATACACCTGAAGAAAACATTGATGAAGTTAATCAATATTTAAAAATCGGATTCACAATACAATTAGTTATATTCGCAATATTATTCATATTACTCACAGTATTAATATACTGGAACGCATCTATCGCAAGTCGCTTACTGAAAAAGATATTCGCTGTGAACTTTATCGTTGGACTAAGTTATAAAGAACTGAGAATCATTTTAAATACGTTCTTTATTGTGTTACTTAGTCTGAATACTATCGCATTAATTGTCGCATTAAAGCTAGTAAGCTATGAGTCATATGTCATGAAAATAGATAGCAGTATGGTTTTTGGATATTTTGGTATCTTGCCTGAGAGTTGGTTAATCATTGGTGGGATATTTATATCGAACTTACTTATATCATTTGTGTTAACAGAAATTATGGTTTATAAATTCAAAAAAATTCCATTTACTTTGGGGGTGTTCGAATGA
- a CDS encoding helix-turn-helix domain-containing protein: MKYKKHSFEFKVKVVNEYLNEAGGYKFLGEKHNVDRLLVQTWVKQYNTYGYQGLTKSLSNTQYTSEFKLAVLKYREENQLSYRETAEHFGIKHFSTIANWNRKIQEGGPAALEGKQGRPIKHMPNKEHNQKQLSKSEPLNETEREELERLREELRMKELENIILKKLNALPTDPTDKKRK, from the coding sequence ATGAAGTATAAAAAGCATAGCTTTGAATTTAAGGTAAAAGTAGTTAATGAATATTTAAATGAAGCAGGAGGATATAAGTTTTTAGGTGAAAAGCATAATGTGGATAGATTGCTTGTTCAAACATGGGTAAAACAATACAACACATATGGCTATCAGGGCCTCACTAAATCTCTAAGTAATACTCAATATACTAGTGAATTTAAGTTAGCTGTTTTAAAATATAGAGAAGAAAATCAATTGTCCTATAGAGAAACAGCGGAACACTTTGGTATCAAGCATTTTTCAACAATCGCTAACTGGAATCGCAAGATTCAAGAAGGTGGCCCAGCTGCTCTAGAGGGCAAACAAGGGAGACCAATAAAACATATGCCTAATAAAGAACATAACCAAAAACAATTATCGAAGAGTGAACCACTGAATGAAACAGAACGCGAAGAGTTAGAACGTCTAAGAGAAGAACTAAGAATGAAAGAACTGGAAAATATCATTCTAAAAAAGTTAAACGCCTTACCGACAGATCCAACAGACAAAAAACGAAAGTAG
- a CDS encoding Fic family protein has protein sequence MNTQIDSIITVHTEQILIYIQFKNQRQKLDVSYPVFFSITKTIFESTETILLNSNKINFLLNEQPETAKKAYITKLIINELQSTNEKENIRSTKEDIADAIYSVDVNKKNKKFLGLVKQYTSLQKVNGERFENVKDFRTAYDKLLINEIDPEELPDGELFRTSGVGIYDKSTNRWTHRNEFNEAEINLFLKDIIQFNKYYKAPQLLKIVSTHFMFEYLHPFYDGNGRLGRYILAKELSAYLDIITAFTFSYTINRNKGKYDKSFEKATNFHNKGELTLFIDTMLKLIIEGQESAIKDFEDNEQKLSLLVENLKNENLLDDEFIVIKKLLEDKVFGSHYSRISVKKLVEEVPFSRQKVDKILKKHLDKLDKLKGNPVVYEIKDSFIERLLSY, from the coding sequence ATGAATACACAAATAGATTCAATCATTACGGTTCATACAGAACAGATATTAATATACATCCAATTCAAGAATCAACGTCAAAAACTTGATGTATCATATCCAGTATTCTTTTCAATAACTAAAACGATATTTGAAAGTACAGAAACAATACTCTTAAACTCTAATAAAATAAACTTTCTTTTAAATGAGCAACCAGAAACAGCAAAGAAAGCGTATATAACAAAATTAATTATTAATGAGTTACAAAGTACAAATGAAAAAGAAAATATACGTAGTACAAAAGAAGATATTGCAGATGCGATTTATAGTGTGGATGTTAATAAGAAAAACAAGAAATTTTTAGGACTAGTTAAGCAATATACATCGCTACAAAAGGTGAATGGTGAAAGATTCGAAAATGTTAAAGATTTTAGAACTGCATATGACAAACTTTTAATTAATGAAATAGATCCTGAGGAGTTACCAGATGGAGAACTTTTTAGAACATCTGGGGTAGGGATATATGACAAATCAACAAATAGATGGACACATAGAAACGAGTTTAATGAAGCGGAAATTAATTTGTTTTTAAAAGATATTATACAATTTAATAAATACTATAAGGCACCACAGTTATTAAAAATAGTTTCTACTCATTTTATGTTTGAGTACTTACATCCATTTTATGATGGTAATGGAAGACTTGGAAGGTATATACTTGCGAAGGAATTGAGCGCTTACCTAGATATCATAACTGCATTTACTTTTTCCTATACTATAAATAGAAATAAAGGGAAATATGATAAGTCATTTGAAAAAGCAACAAACTTCCATAATAAAGGTGAATTGACTTTATTTATAGACACGATGTTAAAACTTATTATTGAAGGCCAAGAAAGTGCAATTAAAGATTTTGAAGATAACGAACAAAAGCTATCGCTTTTAGTAGAAAATCTTAAAAATGAAAATTTATTGGACGATGAATTTATCGTAATAAAAAAATTATTAGAAGATAAAGTGTTTGGTAGTCATTACTCTAGAATATCGGTGAAGAAATTAGTAGAAGAGGTGCCGTTTAGCAGACAAAAAGTAGATAAAATTCTAAAAAAACATTTGGATAAGCTCGATAAGTTAAAAGGTAACCCAGTCGTTTATGAAATAAAAGACAGTTTTATCGAAAGATTATTGTCATATTAA